The following proteins are encoded in a genomic region of Bernardetia sp. MNP-M8:
- a CDS encoding C40 family peptidase, producing MTTIRNYILSSLLLVSVFGCAAFSQNENVNKNEGKVFSVSDASAIGEGKITEKRVEKDNSKEKEDTNSERNEFVASVLETATALEGVPYVYAGKSPKGFDCSGFVYYVFKNHDIALPASSRMYDNVGKTITLENAKEGDIICFTGTDPSIDRTGHVGIVVENNPDEPIKFIHATSGKKYSVAYSTLSKDGSGHYAKRFRSIRRVSPKN from the coding sequence ATGACTACTATTCGCAATTATATTTTATCGTCTTTATTACTTGTTTCAGTTTTTGGCTGTGCAGCTTTTTCTCAAAATGAGAATGTAAACAAGAATGAAGGAAAGGTTTTTTCAGTTTCTGATGCTTCTGCTATTGGAGAAGGTAAAATTACAGAAAAAAGGGTAGAGAAAGATAACAGCAAGGAAAAAGAAGATACTAACTCAGAGAGAAACGAGTTTGTAGCTTCTGTTTTAGAAACAGCTACTGCTTTGGAAGGTGTTCCTTATGTTTATGCAGGCAAGTCACCAAAAGGTTTTGACTGTTCAGGATTTGTTTATTATGTATTCAAAAATCATGATATTGCTCTTCCTGCTTCTTCAAGAATGTACGACAATGTAGGTAAAACAATTACGTTAGAAAATGCAAAAGAAGGAGATATTATTTGTTTTACAGGAACAGACCCAAGCATTGATCGTACGGGACACGTTGGAATTGTAGTAGAAAACAATCCAGATGAGCCTATAAAGTTTATTCATGCTACTTCTGGAAAAAAATATTCAGTAGCATATAGTACACTTTCAAAAGATGGAAGTGGTCATTATGCTAAACGTTTCCGTTCTATCCGTAGAGTTTCTCCAAAAAACTAG
- a CDS encoding HIT family protein: MSIFTKIINGEIPSYKILEDEKHLAFLDVRPLKEGHVLCVPKKENDYIFDLADSELSELMLFSKKVALAMKKSISCNRIGVAVIGLEVPHTHVHLVPINEISDLDFSKKRPEFSQEDFQNTAEKIRQNLA; encoded by the coding sequence ATGTCTATTTTCACAAAAATCATCAACGGAGAAATTCCTTCTTATAAAATTTTGGAAGACGAAAAACATCTTGCTTTTTTAGATGTTCGTCCCTTGAAAGAAGGACACGTTTTGTGTGTTCCAAAAAAAGAAAACGATTATATTTTTGATCTAGCCGATTCAGAACTTTCTGAATTAATGCTTTTTTCGAAAAAAGTTGCTCTAGCAATGAAAAAATCTATTTCTTGTAATCGTATTGGAGTTGCTGTTATTGGTTTAGAAGTTCCACATACACATGTTCATTTAGTTCCAATTAATGAAATTTCAGATTTAGATTTTTCAAAAAAACGACCAGAATTTAGTCAAGAAGATTTTCAAAATACAGCAGAAAAGATTCGTCAGAATTTGGCATAA
- the greA gene encoding transcription elongation factor GreA, with the protein MANISYFTKEKYDELQQELLYLKTKGRANIAEEISEARDKGDLRENAEYDAAKDAQGMLEMKISKLETTISNARILDESQIDISKVSILSKVKIRNSANKKLVLQYTLVAEEESDLKQNKISVLSPIGKGLLGKKVGETAEIDAPRGKMKFEILEITR; encoded by the coding sequence ATGGCAAACATATCATATTTTACAAAAGAAAAATACGACGAATTACAACAAGAACTTTTATATCTTAAAACAAAAGGAAGAGCAAATATTGCTGAAGAAATTTCAGAAGCTAGAGACAAAGGAGACTTGAGAGAAAATGCAGAATATGATGCAGCAAAAGATGCACAAGGAATGCTAGAAATGAAAATATCAAAACTAGAAACAACAATTAGTAATGCTCGTATTCTTGACGAGTCTCAAATTGATATTTCAAAAGTTTCTATTCTTTCAAAAGTAAAAATTAGAAATTCGGCTAATAAAAAACTAGTTTTACAATATACTCTTGTAGCAGAAGAAGAATCAGACTTAAAACAAAACAAAATTTCTGTTTTATCTCCTATCGGAAAAGGACTTTTAGGTAAAAAAGTAGGCGAAACAGCAGAGATAGATGCTCCAAGAGGAAAAATGAAATTTGAAATTCTAGAAATTACACGATAA
- a CDS encoding ABC transporter permease — protein MNLAQNTAEALRATRDNWLRSLLTISLIAIGITALVGILTAIDAIEQNITAGLSDLGANSFDVKDKNNSMRSRRRGVVEKIESPLKYNEVMAFEKRFSESVSSEDAVTIYTRVSFGTEVKYQSEKTNPNSSVVGIDENYNLVNGFEIKEGRNFTSIDIQRGSQFAIIGKEINETLFKGNSPIGKRILVKGYGFTVIGLLEEEGGIGSSSSTDRSVLIPLPMANILGNDRQLSYTITIGVKNPAQTEALMGEATGLMRIIRGDKLTQNSSFEVSSSESLSSSLGETTGILRLGGAGIGFLTLLGASIGLMNIMLVSVTERTREIGIRKAIGASAKQIRRQFLIEAIVICLLGGLFGIFLGIGLGNGVAKLIGSADAQFVIPWLWMIVGIIICIFVGLAAGVYPAYKASNLDPIESLRYE, from the coding sequence ATGAATTTAGCTCAAAATACTGCCGAAGCTCTACGTGCTACTCGTGATAATTGGTTGCGTTCTCTTCTTACAATTTCTCTTATTGCTATCGGAATTACTGCTCTAGTAGGTATTTTGACAGCTATTGATGCTATCGAACAAAATATTACTGCTGGTCTCTCAGATTTGGGAGCTAATTCTTTTGATGTAAAAGATAAAAATAATAGCATGCGCTCTCGTCGTCGTGGCGTAGTAGAAAAAATAGAAAGTCCATTGAAATATAATGAAGTAATGGCATTTGAAAAACGTTTTAGTGAAAGTGTAAGTTCAGAAGATGCCGTTACTATTTATACAAGAGTAAGTTTTGGAACAGAAGTAAAATATCAATCCGAAAAAACAAACCCAAACTCTTCAGTTGTTGGTATTGATGAAAACTATAACTTAGTAAATGGATTTGAGATTAAGGAAGGTAGAAATTTTACTTCAATAGACATTCAACGAGGAAGTCAATTTGCCATTATCGGAAAAGAAATAAATGAAACTCTTTTTAAAGGAAACTCACCTATCGGAAAGCGTATTTTAGTAAAAGGATATGGCTTTACAGTTATTGGTCTTTTGGAAGAAGAAGGAGGAATAGGAAGCTCTTCAAGTACAGATAGAAGTGTTTTGATTCCTCTACCTATGGCAAATATTTTGGGAAATGACAGACAACTTTCCTACACCATCACAATTGGTGTAAAAAATCCTGCTCAAACAGAAGCACTCATGGGAGAAGCTACAGGACTTATGAGAATAATTAGAGGAGACAAACTTACTCAAAATTCCTCTTTTGAAGTTTCTAGTAGTGAATCGCTGTCTTCTTCTTTAGGAGAAACTACAGGAATATTGCGTTTGGGAGGAGCTGGAATAGGATTCTTAACCTTACTAGGGGCATCTATTGGACTAATGAATATTATGCTTGTTTCGGTGACAGAACGAACACGAGAAATCGGAATCAGAAAAGCAATTGGAGCTTCTGCCAAACAGATAAGAAGGCAATTTTTAATTGAAGCAATCGTTATTTGCTTACTGGGTGGATTATTTGGCATTTTTTTGGGTATTGGATTAGGTAATGGAGTCGCCAAACTTATAGGAAGTGCAGATGCTCAGTTTGTTATTCCTTGGCTTTGGATGATTGTCGGAATCATTATTTGTATTTTTGTTGGATTAGCTGCTGGAGTTTATCCTGCTTATAAAGCTTCTAATTTAGATCCTATTGAGTCTTTGCGTTACGAATAA
- a CDS encoding glycosyltransferase family 2 protein, producing MHINTLSIIIPTYNEERTIIALLNKVKDVILINNIQKEIIIVNDCSTDNTELAVKKYTTENPDLSISYFVHNINKGKGAALRTGIHKAAGEYLIIQDADLEYAPQEYNILLQPIIDDFADVVYGSRFMNDKSKGFVFCWHTLGNKFLTFLSNLFTNLNLTDMETCYKIFNTKMIQSIKLEENSFGFEPEITAKISKLYGIRIYEVAISYHRRTYKEGKKINWKDGFRAIYCILKYNLIK from the coding sequence ATGCACATAAACACCCTTTCTATAATTATCCCTACCTATAATGAAGAAAGAACAATTATAGCATTACTGAATAAAGTTAAGGATGTAATTTTGATAAATAATATTCAAAAAGAAATAATTATAGTAAATGACTGTTCGACTGACAATACTGAACTAGCAGTAAAAAAATATACTACAGAAAATCCTGATTTGTCTATTTCTTATTTTGTCCACAATATCAATAAAGGCAAAGGTGCAGCCTTACGAACAGGAATACATAAAGCAGCAGGCGAATATCTAATTATTCAAGATGCTGACCTAGAATATGCTCCACAGGAATATAATATTTTGTTACAACCTATCATTGATGATTTTGCAGATGTAGTATATGGTTCTAGATTTATGAATGATAAATCTAAAGGGTTTGTTTTCTGTTGGCACACACTAGGGAATAAATTTTTAACTTTTTTATCGAATCTGTTTACTAATCTCAACTTAACAGATATGGAAACCTGTTATAAAATTTTTAATACTAAAATGATTCAATCTATAAAATTAGAAGAAAATAGTTTTGGTTTTGAACCTGAAATAACTGCTAAAATCTCTAAATTATATGGAATAAGAATTTATGAAGTAGCTATCTCTTACCATAGAAGAACTTATAAAGAAGGAAAAAAAATAAACTGGAAAGATGGATTTAGAGCTATTTATTGCATCTTAAAATATAATTTAATCAAATAA
- a CDS encoding RDD family protein — protein sequence MKTISIRTSQNVTIEYELPSTVQRIIAWVIDLAILILVNIVLYLLFSWLLYVVGWSEKAYTFFSFLIILPIWLFYSLFCEIIFNGQSIGKRAMGIRVVKLNGDIPSLSDYFMRWAFRMVDIVFSSGALAVLLVTGTEKGQRLGDILAGTTVIKVKSTQHVNMKELLNIRSFRNYEPTYERVTVFSEEDMLAIKTILNRASRFPKQKETYKLLQKTALLAAQKLDVPQEKFSSPQQTKQFLHTVLQDYIVLTR from the coding sequence ATGAAAACCATTTCTATTCGCACTTCTCAAAACGTAACTATTGAATACGAATTACCTTCTACCGTTCAGCGTATCATTGCTTGGGTTATAGATTTGGCTATTCTTATTCTAGTAAATATTGTCTTGTATCTATTATTTAGTTGGTTACTTTATGTTGTTGGTTGGTCGGAAAAAGCATACACTTTTTTTAGTTTTCTGATTATTTTACCTATATGGCTTTTTTATTCGCTCTTTTGTGAAATTATTTTTAATGGACAAAGTATTGGCAAACGAGCAATGGGAATTCGTGTAGTAAAGCTAAATGGTGATATTCCTTCTCTTTCCGATTACTTTATGCGTTGGGCATTCAGAATGGTAGATATAGTTTTTTCCTCAGGTGCTTTAGCTGTTTTGTTGGTTACAGGAACTGAAAAAGGACAGCGTTTGGGAGATATTTTGGCAGGAACAACAGTTATTAAAGTAAAATCTACTCAACATGTAAATATGAAAGAATTACTTAATATTCGTTCTTTTAGAAACTATGAACCTACTTATGAGCGTGTTACAGTGTTTTCAGAGGAGGATATGCTTGCCATCAAAACAATTCTAAATCGTGCAAGTCGTTTTCCAAAACAAAAAGAAACCTATAAATTACTTCAAAAAACAGCTCTTTTAGCTGCCCAAAAACTAGATGTTCCACAAGAAAAATTTTCAAGTCCACAACAAACTAAACAGTTTTTACATACTGTATTACAGGATTATATTGTTTTGACAAGGTAG
- a CDS encoding stage II sporulation protein M, which yields MRENTFIEQNKEKWQDFEQLLKEKQRNPDKLSESFVEITDDLSYARTFYPNRSVRLYLNGIAQQIFRDVYKNKRVRWQKLLDFWTTDLPATMYMIRKDLLVAFLIFFGALLIGIFSTVQDPDFVNVILGESYVQMTEENIANGDPMAVYKGSDEISMFFRITFNNLRVAFMSFVMGALFCIGSIFVSIYNGIMVGSFQYFFYEKDVLIDSMFAIWLHGTLEISSIVIATAAGITMGKGLLFPGTLSRLESFQISARRGMKVMVGLVPVIILAGFIESFLTRYTDMPLIIRGTLILVSLLFMVGYFVIYPYILVKTKKITLPVQKLPETSEDSEFELFQIRTLGNILTESMMIHRRHFVPIFNLCVVMLFPLAIMMYLLVFKDISNFDFPRDLEYKMEKYYLLIVTGNYIQSIPFVIAHTLIWTLGITFPYYFFSETVTQESRKIEWSVKGFGNFLLKNGYKSFLAVLLVKVIIFSSPYMIFVALLVTPLLLFWLFTWTTQTNNPFKAFGKAVKLFFFQPIDSFMMMAITLLVGSVYYVLINSPLSGFFIGVLEMHFLEGETFALKIVQVFYFASLITGMFLIVPLFIYSIGMQYFSVMERAENTTLKQRIEAIKVEE from the coding sequence ATGAGAGAAAATACTTTTATAGAACAAAATAAGGAAAAATGGCAAGACTTTGAGCAATTACTCAAAGAAAAACAACGTAATCCAGACAAACTTAGTGAATCTTTTGTCGAAATTACAGATGACCTTTCTTATGCACGTACATTTTACCCTAATCGTTCGGTGCGTTTATATCTCAACGGAATTGCTCAACAAATATTTAGAGATGTTTATAAAAATAAACGGGTTAGGTGGCAAAAACTCCTAGATTTTTGGACAACTGATTTGCCTGCCACCATGTATATGATTCGAAAAGACCTTTTAGTTGCTTTTCTTATTTTCTTTGGTGCTTTACTGATTGGTATTTTTTCTACTGTACAAGACCCTGATTTTGTAAATGTTATTTTAGGAGAAAGTTATGTGCAAATGACAGAGGAGAATATTGCCAATGGAGACCCAATGGCTGTTTATAAAGGGAGTGATGAGATAAGTATGTTTTTTCGGATTACGTTTAATAATTTGAGAGTTGCTTTTATGAGTTTTGTTATGGGCGCACTCTTTTGTATAGGAAGTATTTTTGTATCTATTTATAATGGAATAATGGTAGGGTCTTTTCAATATTTTTTCTATGAAAAGGATGTTTTGATAGATTCCATGTTTGCGATTTGGTTACACGGAACACTTGAAATTTCATCGATTGTTATTGCTACAGCAGCAGGAATTACGATGGGAAAAGGGCTGCTTTTTCCAGGTACACTCAGTAGATTAGAATCTTTTCAGATTAGTGCAAGACGTGGAATGAAAGTAATGGTAGGACTCGTTCCTGTGATTATTTTGGCTGGATTTATTGAGAGTTTTCTGACTCGTTATACTGATATGCCATTGATTATTCGTGGAACACTTATTTTGGTTTCGCTTCTTTTTATGGTAGGTTATTTTGTGATTTATCCATATATTTTGGTAAAGACTAAAAAAATAACATTACCTGTTCAGAAACTTCCCGAAACAAGTGAAGACAGTGAATTTGAGCTTTTTCAGATACGAACATTAGGTAATATTCTGACAGAGTCAATGATGATTCATAGAAGACATTTTGTTCCTATTTTTAATCTATGTGTTGTGATGTTATTTCCTTTGGCTATTATGATGTATCTTTTAGTTTTTAAAGATATTTCAAATTTTGATTTTCCTCGTGATTTGGAATATAAGATGGAGAAATATTATTTATTAATCGTAACAGGAAATTATATTCAAAGTATTCCCTTCGTGATAGCACATACATTAATTTGGACACTTGGCATTACCTTTCCTTATTATTTTTTCTCTGAAACGGTCACTCAGGAATCTAGAAAGATAGAGTGGTCTGTTAAAGGTTTTGGTAATTTTCTGCTCAAAAATGGTTACAAATCATTTTTAGCTGTTCTTTTGGTAAAAGTTATTATTTTTTCTAGTCCGTACATGATTTTTGTTGCTTTACTAGTTACGCCACTATTACTTTTTTGGTTATTTACTTGGACGACCCAAACAAATAATCCTTTTAAAGCCTTCGGAAAAGCAGTAAAACTATTTTTCTTTCAACCAATCGATAGTTTTATGATGATGGCAATTACTCTTTTGGTAGGCTCTGTTTATTATGTTCTTATCAATTCTCCTTTGAGTGGTTTCTTTATTGGAGTTTTGGAGATGCACTTTTTGGAAGGTGAAACGTTTGCCCTCAAGATTGTACAAGTATTTTATTTTGCTAGTCTGATTACAGGTATGTTTCTCATTGTTCCTTTATTTATTTATTCTATCGGAATGCAGTATTTTAGTGTGATGGAACGTGCTGAAAATACCACACTCAAACAACGTATTGAAGCCATCAAAGTAGAGGAATAG
- a CDS encoding SDR family oxidoreductase: protein MQIKDAKVILTGGSTGIGYATAKLLKEQGADVFICARNAKDVQKAISELGIKGTTADISNEVDVKNLFEKALQEMGGINVVINNAGIGSFGALVDTSVKDFTKVWEVNVKGAFMVGKEAAKHFQKENTGNIINIASTASQKGFANGTAYCSSKFALAAMTECWRAELRKHNVRVMQVNPSEVVTPFFDKVGATQDKENESKLQGTEIAHTIVSLLSMNDVGFITDATVWATNPK, encoded by the coding sequence ATGCAAATCAAAGACGCAAAAGTAATTTTGACAGGTGGAAGTACAGGAATAGGTTATGCAACAGCTAAACTTCTAAAAGAACAAGGAGCAGATGTTTTTATCTGTGCTAGAAACGCAAAAGACGTACAAAAAGCTATTTCAGAATTAGGAATAAAAGGAACAACTGCTGATATTTCGAATGAAGTTGATGTCAAAAACTTATTCGAAAAAGCACTTCAAGAAATGGGAGGAATTAATGTAGTTATAAATAATGCAGGAATTGGTAGTTTTGGTGCATTGGTAGATACTTCAGTAAAAGATTTTACTAAAGTTTGGGAAGTAAATGTAAAAGGTGCTTTTATGGTAGGAAAGGAAGCTGCCAAACATTTCCAAAAAGAAAATACTGGAAATATTATAAATATTGCTTCTACAGCTTCTCAAAAAGGTTTTGCAAATGGAACAGCTTACTGTTCTAGTAAATTTGCATTGGCTGCCATGACAGAATGTTGGCGTGCAGAACTTCGTAAACACAACGTCAGAGTAATGCAAGTAAATCCTAGTGAAGTGGTGACACCCTTTTTTGATAAAGTAGGAGCTACACAAGACAAAGAAAATGAGAGCAAACTACAAGGAACTGAAATTGCTCATACTATCGTATCTTTACTTTCTATGAATGATGTTGGTTTTATTACTGATGCCACAGTTTGGGCTACAAATCCTAAGTAA
- a CDS encoding OstA-like protein, protein MRFLFVTFFIFLLSSSAFFSHSSFAQKATNKTIEKKPTLETIEDTTQTISRVELLKAGVLEGDVLPNGEKIRILKKDERGQVQFKQKNTIMYADSVFQYIDRNQIEAFGNIRFVEQDSLTLTGDTLYYDGYTKLAKVRGNVVLQDQEKTVRTRKLNYNLKTKTAAYFEGGVVTDKTSRLTSDRGYYNTNSRIATFRGNVQALSPDQQLIADSVAYNTVTKTIFFDSEGKIINKDGTINAVKGTQINAQTGILKTAEGSNVATRIENRDYIISANFIDYDNLTEKGVFKENVQLYYKKENVTIFGDEAYYDGIKSRLDAYGDALLVKPFKKDTLYIAADTLIAMNDSVAAEQRFYAYRNVKIYKQDLQGICDSLNYDLEDSIIYFDYDPVLWNTANQLSGTKIKAKLRDNTVDSMTITDKAFVISADVFGQFNQIKGRDLLAVFDSGYIKRVNVNGNGESIYFMIEEKKEEEATLKGMNYIKCSNIIMKFIADNELEEILFLQQPEGQVIPPQLITKKNSELNNFNWRIEEKPTYKMIMQGRSTEDAAKNTYKVKNIDGKRIIDGDFFGIYLSEDKTKLTYYNPKLPIRNLENEFFLYVYPENKKDLPEEFKLYGYVVVPFYNMDTEIYKPNQPFYYTQELPKFKIKKITTGQKIKLKVDEETGEPIPNRNPIQPWKEIYEF, encoded by the coding sequence ATGAGATTTTTATTTGTTACATTTTTCATTTTCTTGTTATCTTCATCAGCGTTCTTTTCGCATTCTTCTTTTGCTCAAAAAGCAACTAACAAAACCATAGAAAAAAAACCTACTTTAGAAACTATTGAAGATACAACCCAAACAATATCAAGGGTAGAACTTTTGAAAGCTGGAGTTTTGGAAGGCGATGTATTGCCAAATGGTGAAAAAATACGTATTCTGAAAAAAGATGAACGTGGACAAGTTCAGTTTAAACAGAAAAACACAATCATGTATGCCGATAGTGTTTTTCAATATATTGACAGAAATCAAATTGAAGCATTTGGAAATATTCGTTTTGTAGAACAGGACAGCCTTACTCTTACTGGCGATACACTTTATTATGATGGGTATACAAAATTAGCCAAAGTAAGAGGAAATGTAGTTTTGCAAGACCAAGAAAAAACAGTTCGAACACGAAAATTAAATTATAACCTCAAAACAAAAACAGCAGCTTATTTTGAAGGAGGAGTAGTTACAGACAAAACTTCAAGACTGACGAGTGATAGAGGCTATTATAACACAAATTCTAGAATTGCTACTTTTCGTGGAAATGTACAAGCACTTAGTCCAGACCAACAACTTATAGCTGATTCGGTAGCTTATAATACAGTTACAAAAACAATCTTTTTTGATTCAGAGGGAAAAATCATCAATAAAGATGGAACTATCAATGCTGTAAAAGGAACTCAAATAAATGCTCAAACAGGAATTTTGAAAACAGCAGAAGGTTCGAATGTAGCTACTCGCATCGAAAACCGAGATTATATTATTTCTGCTAATTTTATCGATTATGATAATTTGACAGAAAAAGGTGTTTTTAAAGAGAATGTACAGCTCTATTACAAAAAAGAAAATGTCACTATTTTTGGAGATGAAGCCTACTATGATGGGATAAAAAGCCGTTTAGATGCCTATGGAGATGCTCTTTTGGTAAAACCTTTCAAAAAGGATACCCTCTATATTGCTGCTGATACATTAATTGCAATGAATGATAGCGTAGCAGCTGAACAGCGTTTTTATGCCTACAGAAATGTCAAGATTTATAAGCAAGATTTACAGGGAATTTGTGATTCTTTAAATTATGACTTAGAAGATTCTATTATTTATTTTGATTATGACCCTGTTTTATGGAATACTGCAAATCAACTTTCAGGTACAAAAATAAAAGCAAAACTGAGAGATAATACTGTAGATTCTATGACAATTACCGATAAAGCTTTTGTTATTTCGGCTGATGTATTCGGACAATTTAATCAAATAAAAGGTCGGGATTTGCTTGCCGTTTTTGATAGTGGCTATATAAAAAGAGTAAATGTAAATGGAAATGGTGAGAGCATTTATTTTATGATAGAAGAAAAAAAAGAAGAAGAGGCTACCTTAAAAGGAATGAATTACATAAAATGTAGTAATATTATTATGAAATTTATTGCAGATAACGAGCTAGAAGAAATCCTATTTTTACAGCAACCCGAAGGGCAAGTAATTCCTCCTCAGCTTATTACTAAGAAAAACTCTGAACTAAATAATTTTAACTGGCGTATTGAAGAAAAGCCTACTTATAAAATGATTATGCAAGGCAGAAGTACAGAAGATGCTGCCAAAAACACCTATAAAGTAAAAAATATAGATGGAAAAAGAATTATAGATGGTGATTTTTTTGGGATATATTTGAGCGAAGATAAGACAAAATTAACTTATTATAATCCCAAATTACCAATAAGAAATCTAGAAAATGAGTTTTTCTTGTACGTATATCCTGAAAATAAAAAGGATTTGCCAGAAGAGTTTAAGCTCTATGGTTATGTAGTTGTTCCATTTTATAATATGGATACAGAAATTTATAAACCCAACCAGCCTTTTTATTATACTCAAGAGTTACCCAAATTTAAGATTAAAAAAATTACGACAGGACAAAAAATAAAATTAAAAGTAGATGAAGAAACAGGTGAACCAATACCAAATCGTAATCCTATACAACCTTGGAAAGAAATATATGAGTTTTAA
- a CDS encoding PorP/SprF family type IX secretion system membrane protein, whose product MNLGLFKNFLCVIVLFACFGLYHKTTAQDLQFSQFHNAPLYLNPAFAGMHQGGRMTLNYRNQWPSLDVNYITYAGGFDYYFPNIRSSIGVIAKVDEQSTGTTPYKSTDVSLIYAYMIPLSDRLTVQPALQVGYVQKSAGFIGLTFPDQFSDKGFLGTPTGESFARNQLGYVDIATGAVLFGQNFWVGVSANHINSPPDSFIGDENRLPIKLSFHGGYKIDFANRYDNRSKSITPTFMYKKQGSFQQLSLGAHGEYEPLLYGLWYRGFPIEQSVNNFPKHDAVVAMLGVKFGGWALAYSYDWSISEVAGARANSHEISLVFSFGGKDDVACPNPFSEPRYKGARYR is encoded by the coding sequence ATGAATTTAGGTTTATTCAAAAATTTTTTATGTGTAATTGTTCTATTTGCTTGCTTTGGACTTTATCATAAAACTACTGCACAAGATTTACAGTTTTCACAATTTCATAATGCACCTCTTTATCTCAATCCAGCTTTTGCAGGAATGCACCAAGGAGGAAGAATGACACTTAACTATCGCAATCAATGGCCTAGCTTAGATGTCAATTATATTACCTATGCAGGTGGCTTTGATTATTATTTCCCAAATATTCGCTCTTCTATTGGTGTAATTGCCAAAGTAGACGAGCAAAGTACAGGTACAACTCCTTATAAAAGTACAGATGTTTCGCTTATTTATGCGTACATGATTCCTTTAAGTGACAGGCTTACTGTCCAGCCAGCCCTTCAAGTAGGATATGTGCAAAAAAGTGCAGGATTTATCGGACTTACTTTTCCAGACCAATTTAGTGATAAAGGATTTTTAGGAACACCAACAGGAGAAAGTTTTGCTCGTAATCAACTTGGATATGTAGATATTGCAACAGGAGCAGTTCTTTTTGGTCAGAATTTTTGGGTAGGAGTTTCTGCCAATCATATAAATAGTCCTCCTGATAGTTTTATTGGAGATGAAAACCGTTTGCCTATCAAACTATCTTTTCATGGTGGATACAAAATAGACTTTGCAAATCGTTACGACAATCGTAGTAAAAGTATTACTCCTACCTTTATGTACAAAAAACAAGGTTCTTTTCAACAGTTGAGCCTTGGCGCACATGGAGAGTATGAACCACTTTTGTATGGACTTTGGTACAGAGGTTTTCCTATCGAACAATCAGTTAATAATTTTCCAAAACATGATGCTGTTGTAGCTATGTTGGGAGTGAAATTTGGTGGCTGGGCATTGGCTTATAGTTATGATTGGTCTATTTCAGAAGTTGCAGGAGCTAGAGCAAATTCACATGAAATTTCTTTAGTATTTAGCTTTGGTGGAAAAGACGATGTAGCTTGTCCCAATCCTTTTTCTGAACCTCGTTATAAAGGCGCACGTTATCGTTAG